A genome region from Scyliorhinus torazame isolate Kashiwa2021f chromosome 11, sScyTor2.1, whole genome shotgun sequence includes the following:
- the LOC140385773 gene encoding uncharacterized protein — MIKQTPSQGPLGRRGVPTEGKSKSKLKNTSNKLSILNLSQTKGGISLNASGANPSTSSDDGYVSHVDSLNDVSLSANPDVRQLKFTSPKSYQEADDELDKLLPKKPIKLAPLELSEDVKKAQLEKLSGIQMEPKFAAEKLASNGAISIEHQPKKVRNHKQLENLEKIKLTETTFPKNHKTLKHLLQEVPFLPAKISNSITHRKFEEPTLPSKPLIPKSTNINGKSGKAHDTQRYIPHENPVASLQDVRGKLRLRQGKDYDDGTHDKPKPLKPLRLTFSNGNIIEQLNTTSQQTEKEHCEASKLLSHEASRKCTRKNSG; from the exons ATGATCAAACAAACACCAAGCCAGGGACCATTGGGAAGACGT GGCGTCCCAACCGAGGGGAAGTCAAAATCCAAACTTAAAAATACCTCCAATAAACTAAGCATCCTGAATCTCAGCCAAACGAAAGGCGGGATAAGCTTGAATGCATCTGGTGCAAATCCTTCAACGAGCAGTGATGACGGTTATGTCAGTCATGTGGACAGTCTTAATGATGTATCCTTGTCTGCCAACCCCGATGTACGACAGCTCAAGTTTACATCACCAAAGTCGTATCAAGAAGCTGACGATGAATTGGATAAACTGCTTCCTAAAAAGCCAATAAAGTTGGCTCCATTAGAACTCTCCGAGGATGTCAAGAAAGCCCAACTTGAGAAGCTTAGTGGCATTCAAATGGAGCCCAAGTTCGCTGCAGAGAAGTTGGCTTCCAATGGAGCAATTAGTATTGAACACCAGCCAAAAAAAGTGAGAAATCACAAGCAGCTGGAAAACCTGGAGAAGATAAAGCTGACTGAAACGACATTTCCAAAAAACCATAAAACCCTAAAACATCTGCTACAAGAAGTACCATTTCTCCCTGCCAAGATCTCAAATTCAATCACCCATCGGAAATTCGAAGAACCAACACTTCCAAGTAAACCCTTAATTCCAAAGAGCACAAACATCAATGGTAAATCTGGTAAAGCACATGATACACAGAGGTATATTCCTCATGAAAACCCTGTAGCCTCACTCCAGGATGTCAGAGGGAAACTAAGGCTGAGGCAAGGAAAAGATTATGATGATGGAACACATGATAAGCCTAAACCTTTAAAACCATTACGATTAACCTTTAGTAATGGTAACATCATTGAACAACTTAACACTACAAGCCAGCAGACAGAGAAGGAACACTGTGAAGCAAGTAAGCTACTTAGTCATGAAGCCAGCAGAAAATGTACAAGAAAAAATAGTGGATAG